The nucleotide sequence GGCTCGCCGCATGGAAGCTCCTTGGCATTGGCCGTGTCGGTGTGAGAGCGCCCCAGGAAGTGTTCCAGGAGCAGTTGTTTCACCGCCGTGGCCGCAAGCTGCTGGGGCAATGGCAGATCACAATTGGTGATGAGCAGCGGGCCGGCCGGCTCACTGCCGGGCAGACGTCCATGGCTGCCGCGAACCAGTCCGGTGTCCAGCGGAATCAGGTCCATGTAGTAGCGAAAACCGAGCTTCTTCTGCAGCAGGCGGCGCGCCACTTTCAGTTTTGGGAAACGAATGGCCGGGTCGATGAACAGCTCCAGCGGGTCGTAGCCCGGCTTGCGGTGGATGTCCACGGTGCGGGCAAAGTCGGGGGCCTTGCGGTCGTCGAACCAGTAGTAGTAATCGAACCAGTGCCCCGGCTCGGCCACGGCCACCAGCTCACCGCTGCGCGGATGGTCCAGGTGCCAGGCCCGTTGTTCGGCTTTATCCAACACCTGCTCGATGCCGGGTTGACGCAATAACAGCGCCTTGACCCGAGGAATGTCCTGCGCCTGCTTCACGTAGACATGGGCGATCTGATGATCGGCGACGGCAAACGCGGCGCTGGCGCCGGGGTCGAGCAATTCCCAGCTCAGGGATTGCCGTACCTGCAACAAGCCTTCCGAGCGCAACAAGCGGTTGATGGACACCGATTGCCGGACGGCCTCGATGCCGTACTCGGACAACAGCATCACCGCCGCGCCTCGTGCCTGGGCAACGTCGAGCAGGCGACCCACCTCACTGTCGATGGCCCGCACTTCGTCGGCAATCGACGGATGATCAGGGCCCAGGCGTTGCAGGCTGTAGTCCAGGTGAGGCAGGTAGACCAACTGCAGATCGGGGCGGTTGATGTCGAATTCGGCGATGGCGCAGTCGACGATCCAGCGGCTCGACGCGATGCCCGCCGCCGGCCCCCAGAAGGCCGGGAACGGAAACTCACCGATCTGCTGTTCGATACGTTCGTGCAACGTGGACGGTGCCGAATACAGGCCGAACATCTTGCGACCATCGGCGGGATAGTGCGGGCGCGGGGTGATGGCGGCGTCCACGTCCGCGTACATGTTGTACCACCAGAACAACTGGCTGCAGCGAAACCCTGGAAGCTGGCGCTTGAGTGTGTGCCAGACCTTTTCGCCCTGGATCAGGGCATTGGGTTGCAGCCAGAAGCGTACTTCGGCCTGATCGCGAAAATACCAGCCGTTGCCGACGATGCCGTGCGCTGCCGGCGTCAGCCCGGTGAGGATCGAAGCCTGCACCGACGAGGTGACGGCCGGAAACACCGGTTGCAGGCTGGCCATCCTGGCTGTTTTCAGCAAGGCATTGATGTGCGGCGTCGCCGCGCCCAACAACGCCGGGGTCAGCCCCACCACGTTGATCAACAGCAGCGGTTGGCGCGGGCGCTCAGAGGACATTGGCGTACGCCTCCCGCGCCTGGGGTTGCAGCAGTTGCCGTCGGTGCAGTTGCTTCTCGACCCAGCGCAATTCCCTGGCGATGCCCTGGAGCTGGGCGTGCATGGTAGTGGGGCGCAGCAACTCGGGCAGGACACCCCAGCTGTAGGTTTCCACCTCCAGTACCGGACGGAAATCCTCGTGGTCGGCAAGGAAGTCGAAGGTCTGTTCCAAAGCATTCTGGCTGCCGCTGAGCTCGGGCAGCAGCAAGTGTTCGCTGAACAGCGGAATGTGGAAATGAATCCGCAGTTCGGGGTGTTGCCCCGGGGTTTTTGTGCAATCGTCGAGGGCGGCCGGAAGGTCGGCCCAGGCTGCCAGGCGATCCTGCCCATCGCGGGCCTTCACCTGATGCAGGTAGGTGGCTTCGGCAAAATCTCCCAGGGTCCTGAGCACCTGTTCGCGGCGCTCGTCCTCCTGGGGCAAGCGACAGATCAAGGCGTTGGACAGTTGGATCTTGCCCACGGGCACCCGGGCCTGTCGCAGCTTGTCCAGCGACTGATAACAATCTTCGAAGACCACGGCCTGGTGGCACACGTCAAAACACAGCGCCAGATGATCATGGTGCGGATCGCTGGCTTGCAGGCGCTGGAAGAACGCGATGGCCTGGTCGGTGTGTTCCAGCACGCAGTCCGGTTCCATCTCCAGGCAGAACACGATCTTCTTGCCGGTTTCCTGATGCAGCCTGTGCAACGAGGCCGTGAGTTGGCGCAGCTGATGCTCGGCGTGCCGATGCAGGATTGCATTCCAGTGGGCGGCATAGCCCAGTGGCACGGTGGAAATCACCCCCTGATCACAATCCGGCGGCAGGGCCTGGGCTAGGATCCGGGCCAGGTTCAGGCTGTACACCAGCCGCTTCGGATCGGCCCAACTGGGCAGGTAGACCTCGGCCTTCACCGCGCCCTGATGAAACTGGCCGTAGGGAAAACCGTTGAGTGAGGTCAGGCGCATCCCACTGCTTTGCAGCAGGCTGAGAAAGTCCGTACGTGCCGCCGTTTGTTGCAGTTCGGCGGCGGCGAGGGCGCTGATCCACAGGCCGCTGTCCTGCTCGTCGAGCCTGCGTAGCGTGCGCACGCCCCGAAAATGCTGTTCGATGGAAGACCGCAGCCCGGCCAGGTCACGGGTCGGGTGCACGTTGCTGCAATAGCCGACCTGCCCGGCTTGCCAACCCGTGCCGCCGCTCATTTGATCACCGGTTCCTGGCCGCGCAGGGCGGAATTTTCCTGCCACTGCCGACGCTGGTCGATGGGCAGCGGGGTGCCGACCAGGGTCTTGTCCAGTTGGCCGCTCTGGGCAAAGAAGTCCACCGGGTTGTGGAACAGCACTTGCTCGACCTGAGCCTCACTGAAGCCGGCCGCCAACATGGCCTGACCGGTTTTCGGCACCTTGAGCGGGTCGCTGATGCCCCAGTCGGCGGCGCTGTTGACCACCATTTTCTCGGTGCCGTATTCCTGCAACAGGGCGACCATGCGCTGTTCCGACATCTTGGTATTGGGGTAAATGGAGTGGCCGCGCCAGCAATCGGTTTCCAGCACCAGGGGCAGGGTCAATTCGTTGAGGTGGTCGATGATCACCAGGTGCTCGGCAATCCCGACTTCACGAATGACCGCCAGGGTTCGCTTGGTACCGCCGATCTTGTCGCGGTGTGGGGTGTGTACCAGCACCGGCAGATTGAACTGCCGGGCCAGTTCCAGTTGCGCGGCGAGGAAACGATCCTCTTCCGGGGTGATGTCGTCATAACCGATTTCGCCGACCGCGACCACGCCGTCTTTCACCAGGTAGCGCGGCAGGATCTCCAGCACCTCATTGGCGATCGACAGGTCATTGGCCTCCTTGGGGTTGAGGCCGATGGTGCAGAAGTGATGGATACCGAACATGCTGGCGCGAAAGCGCTCCCAGCCCAGCAGGGTGTCGAAGTAGTCGATGAAACTGCCGACACTGGTCCTGGCCTGGCCCTGCCAGAAGGCCGGTTCGATGACCCCGGTGATGCCGGCGGCCGCCATGTTCTGGTAGTCATCGGTGGTACGGCTGACCATATGAATGTGCGGATCGAAGTACTTGGGCATGGTGAGTCCTCATCAGGAATGCAGGGAACCGTTGAGCATCAGTTCAGTGAAATGTGGGCCAGATAGTCGTGCCATTCCGGCGGCAACCGTTGCTGCTGGGCCAGGCCGACCAGGCGCTGGCGTTGTGCCGGGCTGAGCAGGTCGAAATCGATGGCTCGCGGCAGCCCGGCGGACACCGTTCGTTCGGCGGCGAGTTGTTCGGCCAGCAGGTCGAGGGCCAACTGGTTGAGGCTGACACTGTGCCGTTGGGTCAGGCCGAGCAGTCGGCGCACATCGAGTCCCATGCCCAAGGCCTTCAGCACCAGTTGATGGAAGGCCCGCTCGTCGTAGTGGCGCGACGGATAGAGGGTGTCCAGGGCGAGGGCGGCAAACACCTGGCTGTTGCTGGTGCGCCCGGCTTGCAGCGCAAGCTCCACGCACGCCCCCTGGCTGTCGAGCCAGTCGAGGGCTTTCAAGAGCGCGATCTTTTCCTGATCGTCGCCCCACAGGAACAACTGGCGGAGCAAGGGCAACTGTTCGGCGGCGGGCTGTTGCGCCAGCACCTGGGCCAGCAACAAGGCCCGTGTGAGCTGCACATTGCTCCAGTGGGCCTTGCCGGGCAGGGCATGCTCCTTGAGATGACGCTTGCACTGGCTGCTCAATAGCGCCGTGGTCGTCGCGTCCGGGTGTTGGGCAAGCTGCTCCTGCGCCTGGGTCCACCATTGCTGCTCGGCAGCATCGAGCTGTTGCGTGAGCAACTGGCGATGTTCGGCGAGGCAGTCGTGACGCATTTCAAAGGCCGCCGATGACGGCGCGGTAACGTCCGTGTTCATGTCGGTTTGATCCAGCGTTGGAAGTGTGGGAGCAGGAAAAACACCAGGACACAGGCCAGGCTGCCCAGCGGCTGGTCGGCCACTGCCAGCACCAGGGCATCGAACAGTGGCAGCGCCGCCAGGCCGGCACCGATAAACCCCCGGACCTGCCGTTGCTGTGGTCTAGCCAGATGACGCCAGTAACTGCGTCCCAGCCAGCCCAGCCAGAGCAGCATGACCGGCCAGAACCAGAGGTTATTCGAGTAGATCGCCAGCACCAGTGGGCTCAGCATCAACAGCAGGGGCAGCCGGCTGAGCAACTGGTTACGGTGTTCCTGGCGGGCCAGGTAGGTCAGGCCGCTGATGTAGACACCGAGCAGGATTGCGCAAAGCCAGATCGGCCCCGGCGGGAGCGCCAGGCTGGCCGCCGCCGTGAGGTAGAGCGTCGAGCGGCAGGCGCCCATCAGCCAGACGCTGTGGGCGTACTTCTTGTGCAGCAGGTTGTAACCCAGGATGCAGCCCACCAGCAGGGTGGCGCTGCCCAGCAGCCAGTGCGGCTGATCGATCAACCGGCTCAGGCCCAGCAGTGCCGCGGCGGCCAGCATCAGCAACAACGCCGTGGCCAACCGCACCTGCTGGCGGCTGACCAGGCCCAGGGTGATGGGGCGAGGATTCTGGTGCTGCTGGTCCCAATCGGCGTCCAGCAGGTCATTCAACAACATGCCGGCCAGGTACAGCAGTGACAGCGCGGCCAGCAGCAGGAGCCACACCAGGGACGACGGTGGCGCCAGGGCCCCGGCGCTGCTGGCGAGCAGGGCGGCGGCCAGGGTGTTGGTCCACACCGTGGGCAGGTTGGACACCCGGCCCAGGGTCATCCAGGTCTTGAGATTCAGCGGTGCCTGGCTCATTGCGCGCAGCCTTCGCTCAGGGTGAGCGCCGGATCACCGAGGGCGGACAACCGTTGCAGCGCCTGCTCCATTCGGCCGGCATCGATCTCATGCAGGTCCAGCGACTCGCCGATCCGACTGAGCATGGGGATGGAGAGCGCCCCGCCCAGGTGCTGGCGGAACTCTTCCAGCCCGAGCAACACCCGCGAACGACCCTGTTCATCTTTCAGGTCCAGTTCGGGTGGGTTGAGGCAGAAACCGAGCTTGAGCAGCAGGCGCAGGATGCGTTCGCTGTCGGCATCGCTCAACAGTCCCAGGGCATTGGCGTAGAGGCTGTCCAGGGCGATGCCCACCGCCACCGCCTCACCATGGCGGAGCCGGTGATGGCTGAGATTTTCCAGCTTGTGCGCCGCCCAGTGTCCATAGTCCAGCGGGCGGCCGTTACCGCGCTCGAATGGGTCGCCGGCCCCGGTGATGTGCGCCAGGTGCAACTCGGCGCAGCGACGGATGGCATAGCGGCTGGCGGCGTGGTCGAAGTGGGCGAGGGCGTCGGCCTGTTGCTCCATCCATTGGAAGAAAGCCTGGTCCTTGATCAGCGCGACTTTCACCGCTTCGGCCAGCCCGGCGATCTGATCGCGCCGGCTCAGGCTGGTCAGCAATTGGAAGTCGTTGATCACCGCCGTGGCGGGGTAGAACGCGCCGAGCAGGTTCTTCTGGCCGAAGGCATTGATGCCGTTCTTCACGCCGATGCCCGCGTCGTTCTGGGCCAGCACCGTGCTCGGGATCCGGATCAGGCGCATGCCACGATGGAAGGTGGCACAGGCATAGCCCACCGCATCCAGCACAGCACCACCGCCCAGGACCAACACATAGCAATGCCGGTCCAGGCCATGCTGCAGCATGTCGCTGTAGAGCTGCTGCAGTACCTGTGAATCCTTGCTCAGTTCGCCGGCCGGTACGGCAATCGGTGGCGCTTGCAGATGCAGGTCCGCAGGGTGGGCGGCGAAGTAGGCGTCGATTTGCTCCCGCAACGATGGGACGCTGTGCAGCAGTTGTTCATCGACAAACACCAGTACCGTCACTGGGCCCCGTTGTCGGGCGGTGAGCTGGCGATGGAGGCAGGGATTGAGCGGGTCGAACAGGTGATCAGTGAATATCACCGGGTAGTCGTAACTGACCTCGAAGCGCCCGCGCAGGGGTTGTTCGCTGTCGCGCTTGCGCAGGCTTTTGAACAGGCTGTACCCGGCAATGAACAATCCGGGCAAGACCATGCTGGCGAGCAGGGTCACCAGCAACGCATTCTGCTCGACGAGGAAGCTGCCGATGGCGCTGTAGGCCAGCGCCAGGCCGGCATTGGCCAGGACGATCACCGGCACGAAGGCACGCAGCGGGTAGCGTTGCATCCCGGCGGCCACCACCGAGGTTTCCGCCAGCACCGGCACGCCCCGCAGGCAGATCAACGACAGCGTGCCCAACCGATACCCCAGTTGCCCCGGCTGGCGCTGATGCAGGCCCAAGCGGCCGGACAGCAGTCGGAAATAACCGGCTCCCAGGGCATAACCCAACCCGGCCCCCAGGCACAGCCCGAGGAAAATCACCAGGTAACCACCGAGGCTGCCAAGCATCGCCACGGCCATCAGCGCGACCATGCTCGAAGGCACCGGCAACACCACGTCCAACGCCAGCAGAGCGATCAGCAACAGCGCCAGGTTGAGTTTCTGGGCAGGCGTGGAGGGCAGGTACAGATTGAGGTGGGTCAGGAAGTCCTGGATCTGCTGTTCGAACAGCAGGAAGCTGGCGATCACCAGACCTGAGAAGCAGATCAACGACAGCCAGAAAGGCGTGGCTGGACCTTTTTGCGCGAGCGCACGAAACCACCGGCTACGCTTCATCAAGCATCCCTCTTTTATATTTTTGACTGATTCCGTGTCAGTAATCTAAAAGCAGCGTCAGGTGGTTTTCAGGTCGATAGATGCTCTCGCTGGAGGGGCTGGCCCCGGTGCGTTGGGTTGTGCAGGTGAAGACAGTTTTGAATCTAGACGGGCCTTGTTTTTTTGCAAGGCGATTTGATGGCAAAGTGGTTTTTCGCCGACATCCTCAGGAAAGTGTCGGGCGTGGAGACCGCCTGGGGCCTTGGGAATACGGGCTGTGGGAGCGAGGCTGGCTCGCGATAGCGTCCAGCCTGCTTGCTTCGATATTGAATGTGCTACCGCTATCGCGAGCAGGCTCGCTCCCACATTATCCGGGTTGCACTCGGTACCTGCGCCCGATCACCGATCCCCTGTGGGAGCGAGCCTGCTCGCGATAGCGGAGGGTCAGCTGAGAGAGTCAGGTTCCTTCGCCATCGGGTACCGTGGACGCCGGGATCAGGTCGCGGATGGCATAGAAACCTTGCACCAGTCGATTCTTGGCCCGGTACTCGCACAGGAGCAGCAGGGTATCGGGCAGTTGGGCGATCGACGAGGCAGGCTTGACCACCATGGTCTTGCCGCCCGAGCGTAAACGGACAAGTGTTCCAGGTTCGAATGTGTCCATTTTCATTCACCTCACAGTCAACGTGTTTGTGCGTTCGACCCAACCTCCACCCAGCGCCTTGTAGAGATTGACCTCGGCGAGCAGTTGCGACAGCCGGTCGACAATGAGGGTCTGCCGGGCGCTGAACAGCGAGCGTTGTGCATCGAGGAACGTCAGGCTGCTGTCGACGCCGATGCGATAGCGCCGCTCCGCCAGCCTGTAGTAGTCCTGGTTGGCTTGCACCAGATCGGTCTGCGCGACCAGTTGTTCCTGGTAGGTCTTGCGCGCGGCCAGGCCATCGGAGACTTCCCGGAAAGCGGTCTGGATCGACTTCTCGTACTGGGAGACGCGGATATCCTTCTGGATCTTCGAGTAGTTCAAACTCGCCCGAAGGCTGCCGGCGTTGAAAATCGGCAGGTTGATCTGCGGCTGGAACAGCCAACTGCCCGACCCGCTCTTGAACAGCCCGGACAACTCGGTGCTCGAAGTGCCGGCGTTGGCGGTCAGGCTGATGCTCGGGAAGAAGGCGGCACGGGCCGCGCCGATATTGGCGTTGGCCGCTTGCAGCAGGTATTCGGCCTCGAGCACATCCGGACGGCGTTGCAGCAGGTCCGACGGCAGGCCGGCGGGTACTTCGCTCAGCAGCTCGGAGGCCAGTGGGCGGGCGGGCAGGTTATCGTCCACCAAAGTGCCGACCAGCAAGGTGAGATTGTTGAAGTCCTGGGCGACCTGGCGTTGGAACTGGGCCAGGCGGGCCCTGGCGTCTTCTACCGAGGTGCGTGACTGGCTCAGGGCCAGGGCCGAGGCGGTGCCTACCTGATTGCTGCGTTCCGTCAGGCGCAGGCTCTGTTCATAGGATTGCAACGTGTCACGGGTCAGTGCCAGTAACTCCTGATCGGCACGCCAGGTCAGGTAGGCACTGGCGACACTGCCCACCAGGCTCAACTGGGTACTGCGACGGGCTTCTTCGCTGGACAGATAAATGAGCGAAGCCTGGTCGCTGAGGCTGCGTATACGTCCGAACAGGTCCAGCTCATAGGAACTGATGCCCAGCGTGGCGGAATACGAGCTGCTGATCGCCGGCTGGCCGGTTTGCGTCAGGCTGCCGGGCAGTCGTTGGCGCGAGCCGGTGCCGTTGGCGCTGATGGCCGGGAAGAGGTCCGCGCGCTGGATCCGGTACTGCGCCTGATAGGCCTCGACGTTCAGCGCCGCCACGCGCAGGTCGCGGTTGTTGATCAAGGCGCTTTCGATGAGTTGTTGCAGCGCCGGATCACGGAACTGGTCTCGCCAGCCCTGATCGGCCGCCGCGGGTCCCGACAGGGCCGGGGCGTAGGCGGACGTCTGGGGGTATTGCGCGGCGACGGGGGGATCGGGGCGCTGGTAGTCCGGGATCAGCGAGCAACCGCCGAGCAGGAGTGTCGCGGCCGTCATGGGGCTCAGGAGTTTATGCATCGACCTGTCTCATCGTGATGCCTGCCAGGCCCCGGTGGCACGGGCAGGAGGGTTCGGTTGGATCCGTGCTCGCCCGTGCCGGAGGATCAGGATCCGATCATCCATTTCGCCAGCCCATGCCGTCCGCTGACGCCAAGCTTGGCGGCGGCGCGTTTGAGGTAGGTTTCGATGGAACTGTTCTTGACCTGCAGCTTTTCCGCGATTTCCGGGACGGTACCGCCTGCCAGGAGTCCCAGGCAGACCTCTTTTTCCCGCACCGAAAGGGTCACGTCACAAGGGCTCAGCCGTTCATCGAAATCTCGTTGCAGCTGCGTCTGGTCAGCGATGTTCAGCGAATGAGGCGTGGCGCTGCCCGGACTCCTGATGCAGGACTGCCGATTGAGGTGGGCGTGGCGCTCCCCCAGCGGTAGCAGCGTCTCGGAGAGGTATTTCAAAAAGGACAGTTCCTGGAGGGAAAAGTCACGCTGTGCCTGGGGGCGATGCAACGAGATCACGCAACGACGATTGCCTTTGCGCGAAATCAGGCTGCATTGATGGGAAGTCCCCAGGCAGTTGTTATCCTTTTCGTTTTTCATCCGTGCGCCCAGATGGATCAGCAGGGCGTCGTCTACTTCCAGCACCCGCCTTACCAGGGGGTGGTCGTTGCGCTGTATCGCAGTGGTAGGGCAGACCGATTGCATCTGCGGGCCCTTCGGCAGACCCGCATCCCCGAGCAACTGCACGTCGAGGACCGTCGCCTGGGCATCGTCAATGGTCCATTCACTCAGTTCGAGCCGACTGACAGGCACCGATGTTTCGATCAGTTGGTGCATGTTGGTCAAGAAACTCTCGTGTCCGACACTTGAAATCAGCTTTCCTAGCTCCGCGTAGATGTGCGTGTTCTGCGCACCTCCAAAAACCGCATGTCGATTCATATGCTTATCCTGCATATTGAAACTGCTTTGCATCTCAGTGACCGTCGACGGAGAAAAATCCGACCGCTTCCTAAAATGCCGAAGCCTTTTCTGGATTTAAGACCTGAGGATCAAAATCACCTGTGAATCCATTCACCTGAAAAACGATTCAGCCGGTAGGAACTATTAAGCATTCTCATGTAGGAAAAGTCTGTAAGGGAAAACAGGGACAGTCCTACGGCCCAGTCCTAGCTGACGATTCTCGGCGAAAACGTCTCCCTCACAAAACCCTTAGGGCCGTATGGACATCCAGCTTGTTCGGATTTTTTTTTAATTTTCAATATAAAACATGAGGTTACAGAGATGCCTGGATCGTTTGGCGGTTCCTGCGTCTGATTTTCAACGTCCCGATAGGGCTTTTTTCCTGAAGGAACGTCCAGAATTAAAGTTCCAGATTTGTAGGGCGTCCCCTATTTTTGAATTTTTTTTGTTTTTTGTCTATGCGTGAGTCGGTTTCAGTCATTGACGTAGGCTGCAGCCGGTTGTATGCCGCGCTTGAACGACAGAATGTCGAGGTTCTTTTTG is from Pseudomonas sp. B21-056 and encodes:
- a CDS encoding alkaline phosphatase family protein; protein product: MSSERPRQPLLLINVVGLTPALLGAATPHINALLKTARMASLQPVFPAVTSSVQASILTGLTPAAHGIVGNGWYFRDQAEVRFWLQPNALIQGEKVWHTLKRQLPGFRCSQLFWWYNMYADVDAAITPRPHYPADGRKMFGLYSAPSTLHERIEQQIGEFPFPAFWGPAAGIASSRWIVDCAIAEFDINRPDLQLVYLPHLDYSLQRLGPDHPSIADEVRAIDSEVGRLLDVAQARGAAVMLLSEYGIEAVRQSVSINRLLRSEGLLQVRQSLSWELLDPGASAAFAVADHQIAHVYVKQAQDIPRVKALLLRQPGIEQVLDKAEQRAWHLDHPRSGELVAVAEPGHWFDYYYWFDDRKAPDFARTVDIHRKPGYDPLELFIDPAIRFPKLKVARRLLQKKLGFRYYMDLIPLDTGLVRGSHGRLPGSEPAGPLLITNCDLPLPQQLAATAVKQLLLEHFLGRSHTDTANAKELPCGEPLPSQF
- the eboE gene encoding metabolite traffic protein EboE — protein: MSGGTGWQAGQVGYCSNVHPTRDLAGLRSSIEQHFRGVRTLRRLDEQDSGLWISALAAAELQQTAARTDFLSLLQSSGMRLTSLNGFPYGQFHQGAVKAEVYLPSWADPKRLVYSLNLARILAQALPPDCDQGVISTVPLGYAAHWNAILHRHAEHQLRQLTASLHRLHQETGKKIVFCLEMEPDCVLEHTDQAIAFFQRLQASDPHHDHLALCFDVCHQAVVFEDCYQSLDKLRQARVPVGKIQLSNALICRLPQEDERREQVLRTLGDFAEATYLHQVKARDGQDRLAAWADLPAALDDCTKTPGQHPELRIHFHIPLFSEHLLLPELSGSQNALEQTFDFLADHEDFRPVLEVETYSWGVLPELLRPTTMHAQLQGIARELRWVEKQLHRRQLLQPQAREAYANVL
- a CDS encoding TatD family hydrolase; this encodes MPKYFDPHIHMVSRTTDDYQNMAAAGITGVIEPAFWQGQARTSVGSFIDYFDTLLGWERFRASMFGIHHFCTIGLNPKEANDLSIANEVLEILPRYLVKDGVVAVGEIGYDDITPEEDRFLAAQLELARQFNLPVLVHTPHRDKIGGTKRTLAVIREVGIAEHLVIIDHLNELTLPLVLETDCWRGHSIYPNTKMSEQRMVALLQEYGTEKMVVNSAADWGISDPLKVPKTGQAMLAAGFSEAQVEQVLFHNPVDFFAQSGQLDKTLVGTPLPIDQRRQWQENSALRGQEPVIK
- a CDS encoding EboA domain-containing protein — its product is MNTDVTAPSSAAFEMRHDCLAEHRQLLTQQLDAAEQQWWTQAQEQLAQHPDATTTALLSSQCKRHLKEHALPGKAHWSNVQLTRALLLAQVLAQQPAAEQLPLLRQLFLWGDDQEKIALLKALDWLDSQGACVELALQAGRTSNSQVFAALALDTLYPSRHYDERAFHQLVLKALGMGLDVRRLLGLTQRHSVSLNQLALDLLAEQLAAERTVSAGLPRAIDFDLLSPAQRQRLVGLAQQQRLPPEWHDYLAHISLN
- a CDS encoding UbiA family prenyltransferase, whose translation is MSQAPLNLKTWMTLGRVSNLPTVWTNTLAAALLASSAGALAPPSSLVWLLLLAALSLLYLAGMLLNDLLDADWDQQHQNPRPITLGLVSRQQVRLATALLLMLAAAALLGLSRLIDQPHWLLGSATLLVGCILGYNLLHKKYAHSVWLMGACRSTLYLTAAASLALPPGPIWLCAILLGVYISGLTYLARQEHRNQLLSRLPLLLMLSPLVLAIYSNNLWFWPVMLLWLGWLGRSYWRHLARPQQRQVRGFIGAGLAALPLFDALVLAVADQPLGSLACVLVFFLLPHFQRWIKPT
- a CDS encoding 3-dehydroquinate synthase, with the protein product MKRSRWFRALAQKGPATPFWLSLICFSGLVIASFLLFEQQIQDFLTHLNLYLPSTPAQKLNLALLLIALLALDVVLPVPSSMVALMAVAMLGSLGGYLVIFLGLCLGAGLGYALGAGYFRLLSGRLGLHQRQPGQLGYRLGTLSLICLRGVPVLAETSVVAAGMQRYPLRAFVPVIVLANAGLALAYSAIGSFLVEQNALLVTLLASMVLPGLFIAGYSLFKSLRKRDSEQPLRGRFEVSYDYPVIFTDHLFDPLNPCLHRQLTARQRGPVTVLVFVDEQLLHSVPSLREQIDAYFAAHPADLHLQAPPIAVPAGELSKDSQVLQQLYSDMLQHGLDRHCYVLVLGGGAVLDAVGYACATFHRGMRLIRIPSTVLAQNDAGIGVKNGINAFGQKNLLGAFYPATAVINDFQLLTSLSRRDQIAGLAEAVKVALIKDQAFFQWMEQQADALAHFDHAASRYAIRRCAELHLAHITGAGDPFERGNGRPLDYGHWAAHKLENLSHHRLRHGEAVAVGIALDSLYANALGLLSDADSERILRLLLKLGFCLNPPELDLKDEQGRSRVLLGLEEFRQHLGGALSIPMLSRIGESLDLHEIDAGRMEQALQRLSALGDPALTLSEGCAQ
- the adeC gene encoding AdeC/AdeK/OprM family multidrug efflux complex outer membrane factor; amino-acid sequence: MHKLLSPMTAATLLLGGCSLIPDYQRPDPPVAAQYPQTSAYAPALSGPAAADQGWRDQFRDPALQQLIESALINNRDLRVAALNVEAYQAQYRIQRADLFPAISANGTGSRQRLPGSLTQTGQPAISSSYSATLGISSYELDLFGRIRSLSDQASLIYLSSEEARRSTQLSLVGSVASAYLTWRADQELLALTRDTLQSYEQSLRLTERSNQVGTASALALSQSRTSVEDARARLAQFQRQVAQDFNNLTLLVGTLVDDNLPARPLASELLSEVPAGLPSDLLQRRPDVLEAEYLLQAANANIGAARAAFFPSISLTANAGTSSTELSGLFKSGSGSWLFQPQINLPIFNAGSLRASLNYSKIQKDIRVSQYEKSIQTAFREVSDGLAARKTYQEQLVAQTDLVQANQDYYRLAERRYRIGVDSSLTFLDAQRSLFSARQTLIVDRLSQLLAEVNLYKALGGGWVERTNTLTVR
- a CDS encoding helix-turn-helix transcriptional regulator, whose protein sequence is MNRHAVFGGAQNTHIYAELGKLISSVGHESFLTNMHQLIETSVPVSRLELSEWTIDDAQATVLDVQLLGDAGLPKGPQMQSVCPTTAIQRNDHPLVRRVLEVDDALLIHLGARMKNEKDNNCLGTSHQCSLISRKGNRRCVISLHRPQAQRDFSLQELSFLKYLSETLLPLGERHAHLNRQSCIRSPGSATPHSLNIADQTQLQRDFDERLSPCDVTLSVREKEVCLGLLAGGTVPEIAEKLQVKNSSIETYLKRAAAKLGVSGRHGLAKWMIGS